Proteins found in one Thermomicrobiales bacterium genomic segment:
- a CDS encoding universal stress protein: protein MTQTIIVPLSGDDADARVGEAAIPVARALADRTGAAMLLVTVVEPQAPASRGDLPDAAVQACRAWLEEIAERIEGVPVKVAVLVGQPGHEIAALAVDAAEPMIVMTTHARRGLRRVLLGSVAFQVVRDAPCPVVVVPPPTGEIPDTYELKRVLVPLDESPAAEVALEIG from the coding sequence ATGACGCAGACAATCATCGTACCGCTGTCCGGTGACGACGCGGATGCGCGCGTTGGTGAGGCTGCGATTCCGGTTGCGCGTGCGCTCGCCGATCGGACCGGTGCAGCCATGCTGCTGGTCACCGTCGTTGAGCCGCAAGCGCCGGCATCGCGCGGTGATCTGCCCGATGCCGCTGTCCAGGCATGCCGCGCCTGGCTGGAGGAGATCGCGGAGCGAATCGAGGGGGTGCCGGTCAAGGTCGCCGTCCTTGTCGGTCAGCCAGGGCACGAGATCGCTGCGCTGGCCGTCGATGCTGCTGAGCCGATGATCGTGATGACGACGCACGCGCGTCGCGGCTTGCGGCGGGTGTTGCTCGGCAGCGTGGCGTTCCAGGTCGTGCGTGATGCTCCGTGCCCGGTCGTCGTCGTGCCGCCACCGACCGGCGAGATTCCGGACACGTATGAACTCAAGCGTGTACTGGTGCCGCTGGACGAGTCGCCGGCCGCCGAGGTCGCGCTCGAGATCGGGTGA